A part of Candidatus Dadabacteria bacterium genomic DNA contains:
- a CDS encoding ABC transporter substrate-binding protein — MSLKKVIAASIVAILATAASGEAQQQTHAVPGVYSDRIVFGQSAAFSGPAGKLGKGMQAGILSAFKEVNDRGGVNGRRLELQSMDDAYEPEAAIVNTRRLIGENVFALIGAVGTPTSKAAVPVAEEHDVPYIAPMTGAEFLRDSALRTVINLRASYYQETEEMVERLTTDLGINRIAILHQDDSFGRAGLNGILLALERRKLSAIETGIFPRNTVAIKTALLDLHATGPEAVIIIGPYKPTATFIKWARHIGMNSIFMTLSFVGSSALASELGDQGTGVLVTQVVPFPTGNTVPASASYRAALKAYDPAAKPGFLSYEGYLAGRLVIYVLDNCGKQVNRDCIDAVLRTGNNINLDGFTLQYSKNDNQGSDSVFLTIIGPDGQYTPLTSLTSTTILTDGLHIQKN; from the coding sequence CTGTCTCTCAAAAAAGTGATTGCCGCCTCAATAGTTGCAATACTGGCAACCGCAGCATCGGGGGAAGCCCAACAGCAAACACACGCTGTGCCGGGCGTATACAGTGATCGCATTGTCTTTGGGCAGTCCGCCGCCTTCAGTGGTCCGGCCGGCAAACTTGGTAAAGGCATGCAAGCCGGCATTCTTTCCGCGTTTAAAGAGGTTAATGACCGGGGTGGCGTTAACGGACGTCGTCTGGAACTGCAATCAATGGATGACGCATACGAACCGGAAGCGGCAATTGTAAATACGCGGCGACTGATTGGTGAAAATGTTTTCGCACTCATCGGCGCAGTTGGCACTCCTACGTCCAAAGCTGCGGTACCCGTCGCGGAGGAACACGATGTACCTTACATAGCGCCTATGACCGGCGCGGAATTCCTGCGTGACAGCGCACTCCGGACAGTAATCAATCTTCGGGCTTCGTATTATCAGGAAACCGAGGAGATGGTAGAACGATTGACGACCGATCTCGGAATTAATCGCATCGCCATTCTCCATCAGGATGACTCATTCGGTCGTGCTGGTCTGAATGGAATCCTTCTTGCTCTTGAGCGTCGCAAACTTTCTGCTATCGAAACGGGAATATTTCCCCGCAATACTGTCGCGATAAAGACGGCCCTTCTTGATTTGCACGCTACCGGACCGGAAGCTGTGATTATTATTGGTCCCTACAAGCCAACTGCGACATTTATTAAGTGGGCGCGCCACATCGGTATGAATTCCATTTTTATGACACTTTCTTTCGTAGGCAGTAGTGCCTTGGCAAGCGAACTGGGTGATCAAGGGACCGGAGTTCTGGTTACCCAGGTGGTTCCTTTTCCAACCGGAAACACGGTGCCTGCCTCCGCTTCCTATCGTGCTGCGCTCAAGGCGTACGACCCGGCGGCAAAACCCGGATTTCTATCGTATGAAGGATATTTAGCAGGGCGTTTGGTTATCTATGTGTTAGATAATTGCGGCAAACAGGTTAACCGCGATTGCATCGACGCGGTGCTGCGGACTGGCAACAACATTAATTTGGATGGCTTCACCTTGCAATATAGCAAGAATGATAATCAAGGTTCAGACAGCGTGTTCCTGACGATTATTGGTCCTGATGGCCAGTATACGCCACTCACGTCTCTAACCTCCACGACGATACTGACCGACGGTTTGCATATACAAAAGAATTGA
- a CDS encoding ATP-binding protein: MGKDGKMQASRTLIVSNRTEEIQTIAVALEEFFEQQGLPSESLFPTQLSLEEIFTNVASYAHDDDQEHEVEIIFSREDETITVEVLDDGVPFNPLEEAPELDVESSLEDRRIGGAGIMLAKQLMTELRYQRNSDRNHLTMIKKI, from the coding sequence ATGGGTAAAGACGGTAAGATGCAAGCTTCACGTACGTTGATCGTTTCCAATCGGACGGAAGAAATCCAGACAATTGCAGTAGCGCTGGAGGAATTTTTTGAACAACAGGGTCTCCCCTCCGAATCGTTGTTTCCCACACAACTCTCCTTGGAGGAGATCTTCACTAACGTGGCCAGCTATGCGCATGATGATGATCAGGAACATGAAGTGGAAATTATATTCTCAAGAGAAGACGAAACCATAACTGTTGAGGTGCTGGATGACGGAGTTCCCTTTAATCCGCTAGAAGAGGCGCCGGAGCTTGATGTCGAAAGTTCGCTTGAAGACCGCCGTATTGGTGGAGCAGGAATAATGCTCGCAAAGCAACTGATGACGGAGTTGCGCTATCAACGCAACAGTGATCGTAATCATCTGACTATGATCAAGAAAATTTAG
- a CDS encoding DUF2867 domain-containing protein, with protein sequence MKLQKHTIAFIYRGFVNIKNFYLYLLCILFGKSFVQFEVEPAEGGSRITQTAVFRPLGLGGLIYWYGLYPTHWVIFRQMLKEIARRAVY encoded by the coding sequence TTGAAGTTACAAAAACACACAATCGCCTTTATTTACAGGGGGTTTGTGAATATCAAAAATTTTTATTTATATTTATTATGTATTCTTTTCGGTAAGTCTTTTGTTCAGTTTGAAGTCGAGCCCGCTGAAGGGGGCAGTCGAATAACGCAGACAGCAGTTTTCCGACCCCTGGGCCTAGGTGGCCTGATCTATTGGTATGGTCTTTACCCCACTCACTGGGTTATTTTCAGGCAGATGCTTAAAGAAATTGCAAGACGCGCAGTTTATTAA
- a CDS encoding Rieske (2Fe-2S) protein, with the protein MNPNSNVRKDESLLYPFPEGWYFVASRKMIEKKGLLKRTWLGEQIVVWSNGEGNVCVAEAVCPHLGADLGPEAGGKVRNGSLVCPFHGFEFDVSGQCVATPFAPPPKTAKLKVFETREIEGLIFGWWGSGGREPQWHLPEISTTDTDWGGMEFCHLRFPGHPQETTENSVDVAHLNYVHHYNSVNIVGSVSIDGSFLRNSFNFKRNLTVAGIKLFEYDVSAVASIHGLGYSLVEVHEHSINMDTRLWVLSTPTDGKFIELTLVSQVRQLRNPKGVGHGLRLLPVGLRTRLMNKVLISSQEHDVMQDVVIWKNLKHRSLPRLCSVDGDIGKYRRYCRQFYPDGQYYNP; encoded by the coding sequence ATGAATCCAAACTCAAACGTGCGCAAGGATGAATCCTTGCTTTACCCATTTCCGGAAGGCTGGTATTTCGTCGCCAGCCGCAAGATGATTGAAAAAAAGGGACTCCTGAAGAGAACCTGGCTTGGAGAACAGATTGTTGTCTGGTCCAACGGGGAAGGGAACGTTTGTGTTGCTGAGGCGGTCTGTCCGCATCTTGGAGCCGATCTTGGTCCTGAGGCAGGGGGGAAGGTGCGCAACGGTTCCCTAGTGTGTCCTTTTCACGGTTTCGAGTTTGATGTGAGCGGTCAATGCGTGGCGACACCCTTTGCTCCTCCGCCAAAAACCGCCAAGCTGAAGGTGTTCGAGACACGAGAGATAGAGGGTCTCATTTTTGGTTGGTGGGGCAGCGGCGGTCGAGAACCTCAATGGCACCTGCCCGAAATTTCCACAACGGATACCGACTGGGGCGGGATGGAATTCTGCCACCTCCGTTTCCCGGGACATCCCCAGGAAACTACCGAGAACTCCGTGGATGTCGCACACCTTAACTATGTGCACCACTACAACAGCGTGAACATTGTCGGTTCGGTATCGATTGACGGCTCCTTCCTCAGGAACTCCTTTAACTTCAAACGTAACCTTACGGTTGCCGGCATCAAGCTTTTCGAGTACGACGTTTCTGCGGTCGCCAGCATACACGGGCTTGGCTATTCACTTGTCGAGGTTCACGAACATTCGATCAACATGGACACCCGCCTGTGGGTGCTTTCAACACCGACTGATGGCAAATTTATTGAACTGACGCTGGTGAGCCAAGTGCGACAACTTCGTAATCCGAAGGGAGTGGGCCACGGGCTGCGGCTCCTTCCCGTGGGACTCAGGACCCGCCTCATGAACAAGGTCCTCATTTCATCCCAGGAGCATGACGTCATGCAGGATGTAGTCATCTGGAAAAATCTGAAACATCGGTCACTTCCGAGGCTTTGCAGTGTTGACGGCGATATCGGGAAGTATCGGCGCTACTGCAGGCAGTTCTATCCCGATGGTCAGTATTATAATCCGTAA
- a CDS encoding STAS domain-containing protein: protein MSTQNNQLELQADQIDGVLIISVAGRIDGMNAQEFHENLDKEIGGSDNPVVLDLEKLSYISSAGLRSILLIAKTLQGKKTRFMLCSLPGPIKEIFEIAGFDKIINVLESRSDAIATITG, encoded by the coding sequence ATGAGCACTCAAAACAACCAACTTGAGTTACAGGCCGATCAGATTGATGGAGTCCTGATAATAAGCGTAGCTGGCCGGATTGATGGTATGAACGCGCAGGAGTTCCACGAAAATCTGGACAAGGAAATTGGCGGTTCTGACAATCCCGTCGTTCTGGATCTTGAAAAGCTGTCCTATATCAGTAGTGCGGGATTGCGTTCAATTCTGCTTATTGCAAAAACACTTCAAGGTAAAAAGACGAGGTTCATGCTGTGTTCCTTGCCCGGTCCCATAAAAGAAATCTTCGAGATTGCGGGTTTCGACAAAATCATTAATGTGCTCGAATCTCGTTCCGATGCTATAGCTACAATAACGGGTTAA
- a CDS encoding HAMP domain-containing protein, which produces MFSKLWNRISTQLYISYAGAVVLIIIVSLMALFFLSQIGKVQQTVNEKNIPEMTSAFAIAQQTAMLVAAAPRLTASTPEQFRTVVGTVDLQADAFKTQLSAMMENQGESEQARQIQSDGVAIIQNIERIKLLVRKRFDLRESSLNLRDELRGIQSKITPIIINEIDDQMFYLMTGHRSLDAVQSPRSVHFSEPEFLIYRRLFELREAAVVASQLLATTFVVTDAAMLQPLRERFEAAAGSTSRSLDALEKYEQEGGDLHDQLSGIFEDLVSFGKRENNGFDLRSRELAVDDELSALLLKNQVLGIDIVARVESVVNDSSIAAGEMASKAAAVTATSTKVLLAFNIVTISGGILFGWLLVHRRLIQRLERISSQMQEMADGNLEIAVDTRGNDEIAQLAKALEVFRYNALEVQRLNLVETLANQLQEKNEELAHTNEELERAQDQIVMREKLAALGQLTAGVAHEIKNPMNFIMNFSEVSQELLEELLEEVAKMEANGEAKEEYDPELVEEVAEDLTGNLKRIHEHGTRANRIITDMLKMGRGGGEWQPTDLNILLNDHALLAFHSARAADPDFQLEIQEDYSPDIGEITVQPQDIGRVFLNLVTNACYAADEKRKMLAAADDASKKDYQPTLSLSTRLVDDHIEVHVRDNGTGIPESALERIFNPFYTTKPTDKGTGLGLSLSNDIVRQHGGEFRVETEEGEYTDMIVVLPLDPVANQVTDTSGEGAEGEDPATASL; this is translated from the coding sequence ATGTTTTCAAAACTCTGGAACCGAATTTCTACGCAACTTTATATAAGTTACGCAGGCGCCGTAGTACTCATCATCATCGTCAGTTTGATGGCTCTTTTCTTCCTTAGCCAAATCGGCAAAGTTCAGCAAACCGTTAATGAAAAGAACATACCCGAGATGACATCGGCGTTTGCAATTGCCCAGCAGACAGCCATGCTCGTCGCCGCTGCTCCCCGACTCACCGCGAGCACGCCTGAGCAGTTCAGGACCGTTGTCGGGACGGTCGACCTGCAGGCGGATGCATTTAAAACACAACTCTCGGCAATGATGGAAAACCAGGGAGAAAGCGAACAAGCGCGGCAGATTCAATCCGACGGGGTCGCCATAATCCAGAACATTGAGCGAATCAAACTGCTTGTCAGGAAACGTTTTGACCTTCGCGAGAGCAGTCTCAATCTCAGAGACGAGCTCCGGGGTATCCAAAGTAAAATAACGCCGATTATAATTAACGAAATAGACGATCAGATGTTCTATTTAATGACCGGACACCGGTCTCTTGATGCAGTACAATCTCCTCGCTCGGTTCATTTCTCCGAACCGGAATTCCTGATCTATCGTCGCCTGTTTGAACTCCGCGAAGCGGCTGTAGTCGCTTCACAGTTGCTCGCAACCACGTTTGTAGTGACCGATGCGGCCATGCTGCAGCCATTGCGAGAACGGTTTGAAGCCGCAGCCGGTAGCACCAGCCGATCTCTTGACGCGCTTGAGAAATACGAACAGGAGGGAGGCGACCTTCATGACCAGCTGTCTGGGATTTTCGAAGACCTGGTCTCATTCGGCAAAAGGGAAAACAACGGATTCGACCTGCGCAGTCGGGAACTTGCAGTTGACGATGAATTATCCGCCCTGCTTCTCAAGAATCAGGTTTTGGGAATTGACATCGTAGCGCGAGTAGAAAGCGTTGTAAACGATTCGAGCATAGCTGCAGGGGAGATGGCGAGCAAAGCGGCTGCAGTAACTGCCACCAGCACGAAGGTACTACTGGCTTTCAATATTGTTACTATAAGTGGTGGAATCTTGTTTGGATGGCTACTTGTACATCGTCGTCTGATTCAGCGTCTGGAGCGGATATCCAGTCAAATGCAAGAAATGGCTGATGGCAACCTGGAAATAGCCGTCGACACCAGAGGTAATGACGAAATCGCGCAATTAGCCAAGGCGCTTGAGGTGTTCCGATATAACGCACTGGAAGTACAGCGCCTTAATCTTGTAGAAACGCTCGCCAACCAGCTGCAAGAAAAAAACGAGGAACTGGCACATACTAACGAAGAGTTGGAACGGGCGCAGGACCAGATCGTGATGCGAGAGAAACTTGCTGCGCTTGGCCAGTTGACAGCCGGGGTCGCGCACGAAATCAAAAATCCAATGAACTTCATCATGAACTTCTCAGAGGTTTCACAAGAGCTGCTGGAAGAACTGCTGGAAGAGGTAGCCAAAATGGAGGCTAATGGGGAGGCGAAAGAGGAATACGATCCAGAGTTAGTCGAGGAAGTAGCCGAGGATTTGACAGGAAATCTGAAGCGCATTCACGAGCACGGAACTCGTGCGAACCGAATTATAACAGACATGCTCAAGATGGGCCGTGGTGGCGGGGAATGGCAACCAACTGACCTCAACATACTGCTTAACGACCATGCACTGCTCGCGTTCCACAGCGCTCGCGCCGCCGACCCTGACTTCCAGCTAGAAATCCAGGAAGACTACTCGCCGGATATAGGCGAGATCACGGTGCAACCGCAGGACATCGGCCGGGTTTTCCTAAATCTGGTAACCAATGCCTGCTATGCCGCGGATGAAAAACGAAAAATGCTGGCTGCTGCCGACGATGCGTCGAAGAAGGATTATCAACCAACGCTTAGTCTGAGTACGCGGTTGGTTGATGACCATATTGAGGTACATGTTCGTGACAATGGAACCGGCATTCCCGAATCTGCGTTGGAGCGTATCTTTAATCCGTTCTATACAACGAAGCCCACGGATAAGGGGACAGGCCTGGGATTATCGCTCTCCAACGACATAGTACGACAGCACGGTGGTGAGTTTCGCGTAGAAACGGAGGAAGGCGAATACACAGATATGATTGTTGTCTTGCCGCTTGACCCCGTAGCTAACCAAGTAACTGACACTTCAGGAGAAGGAGCAGAAGGCGAGGACCCGGCAACTGCTTCTTTGTAA
- a CDS encoding SpoIIE family protein phosphatase — protein MDDGKIRILVVDDEIDLEQLMLQRMRREVRRGRYEFEFAHNGVEALERLRNDDGFDIVLSDINMPVMDGLTLLAQIPDVDPDIRAVMVSAYGDMENIRTAMNRGAFDFVTKPIDFTDLKTTIERTIENLAMWRKALSARDKLVTLQNELDVARTMQQDILPKSFPTSETFDLYASMVPALSVGGDFFDVYEFSDGRVGVAIADVSGKGVPAAMFMMASRTLLKACAAISTSPAAVLEQVNTMLAEDNDAMTFVTLLYGIYDPGTKEFVYANGGHNPPVIVKPNLTTELLESTGGVALGVMPNFKYEENTVTIESGSMIVFYTDGVVEAEKKDKELFEMDRFCEIFQSGTFKNSEEVTNEVFETVKEFAGENPQSDDITCLVLRTT, from the coding sequence ATGGACGACGGCAAAATCCGAATTTTAGTTGTCGATGATGAAATAGATTTAGAACAGCTTATGCTGCAGAGAATGCGGCGTGAAGTTCGCCGCGGTCGTTACGAATTCGAATTTGCACACAACGGTGTGGAGGCTCTCGAACGTCTACGCAACGACGACGGGTTCGATATTGTGCTGTCTGATATCAACATGCCCGTTATGGACGGGTTGACATTGTTGGCACAGATACCGGACGTAGACCCTGATATTCGTGCCGTAATGGTCTCCGCATACGGCGATATGGAGAATATACGGACTGCCATGAACCGCGGGGCATTCGACTTCGTTACCAAGCCGATAGACTTCACGGACCTGAAGACTACAATTGAACGTACGATTGAAAACCTTGCTATGTGGCGTAAAGCACTGAGTGCGCGCGACAAACTCGTAACTCTCCAGAACGAGCTTGATGTGGCAAGGACAATGCAGCAGGACATTCTTCCGAAATCCTTTCCGACTTCTGAAACATTTGATCTGTACGCAAGCATGGTTCCGGCTCTTTCCGTAGGCGGCGACTTTTTCGATGTTTATGAATTTAGTGATGGCCGGGTTGGAGTTGCAATAGCTGATGTGTCGGGCAAAGGAGTGCCCGCGGCAATGTTCATGATGGCCAGTCGTACATTGTTGAAGGCTTGCGCGGCAATTTCCACCTCTCCAGCCGCCGTGCTGGAACAGGTAAATACGATGTTGGCGGAGGACAACGATGCCATGACATTCGTAACCCTGTTATATGGCATTTACGATCCTGGAACGAAAGAATTCGTCTACGCAAACGGCGGACATAATCCGCCAGTCATTGTCAAACCGAATCTGACAACTGAACTGTTGGAGTCAACGGGAGGAGTTGCTCTAGGCGTGATGCCGAATTTCAAATATGAGGAAAATACAGTCACCATCGAGTCGGGTTCCATGATCGTGTTCTACACTGACGGAGTAGTAGAAGCTGAAAAAAAAGATAAGGAATTATTCGAAATGGACAGGTTTTGTGAAATTTTCCAAAGCGGCACTTTCAAGAACTCCGAGGAAGTTACGAATGAGGTATTCGAGACGGTCAAAGAGTTCGCTGGTGAAAATCCCCAATCTGACGATATAACCTGTCTAGTTCTGCGGACAACATAA
- a CDS encoding methyltransferase domain-containing protein — protein MDIGKLPKKLRDAYRGSNIARRVQDFESWMERATPEAVDSGDYDHAQLVKDYYDLYSELMVWSWGESLHFAPLAPNETLEDSKIRYQRLMIDKLDLQQGMTVVDVGCGIGGPMRRVVREAGVRVVGININKIQLEKTKKLNAEAGLDHMVDYLACSFMDMSVIEDATFDRGYAIESTCHAPDKQGAFEEIFRVLKPGALFWGHEMCLTDKFDPNDSRHWDLKRDLKRGIALKDIATFGEVNQALEAAGFHIIEGKDLGASEGEASTPWYQPIESRHGMLGSALFRLPHGRRVLVAGSKLAEMVGLFPKGSAEVFRSLDQTADAYVNGGKTGIFTPLYCFLARKPH, from the coding sequence ATGGATATAGGCAAGCTACCGAAAAAACTCAGGGATGCGTACCGGGGTTCCAACATCGCCCGTCGCGTGCAAGACTTCGAGAGTTGGATGGAGCGAGCGACGCCCGAAGCCGTTGACTCGGGCGATTACGACCACGCCCAACTGGTCAAAGACTACTACGATCTTTACAGTGAGCTCATGGTATGGAGTTGGGGTGAGTCCCTGCACTTCGCACCTCTCGCGCCGAATGAGACCCTGGAGGACTCCAAAATCCGCTATCAGCGGTTGATGATCGACAAGCTGGATTTGCAGCAGGGCATGACGGTGGTTGATGTTGGTTGTGGAATCGGCGGCCCGATGCGCCGTGTCGTTCGTGAGGCCGGTGTCCGGGTTGTCGGGATCAACATCAACAAAATCCAGTTGGAAAAGACGAAAAAATTGAATGCCGAGGCGGGGCTCGACCACATGGTCGATTACCTAGCGTGCAGCTTCATGGATATGAGCGTCATTGAAGACGCAACTTTCGACCGGGGTTATGCCATCGAGTCAACGTGCCATGCGCCGGACAAGCAAGGTGCGTTCGAAGAGATATTCCGCGTACTGAAACCCGGAGCCCTGTTCTGGGGGCATGAAATGTGTCTGACGGACAAGTTCGATCCGAATGACAGCCGGCACTGGGACCTCAAGCGCGATCTCAAGCGCGGCATTGCACTAAAGGACATCGCCACGTTCGGGGAAGTGAATCAAGCGCTTGAAGCGGCAGGGTTCCACATCATCGAGGGGAAGGACCTGGGCGCCTCGGAGGGGGAGGCATCCACACCATGGTATCAACCCATAGAGAGTCGACACGGGATGTTGGGTAGCGCCTTGTTCAGGCTTCCCCACGGCCGCAGAGTGTTGGTCGCAGGATCAAAGCTGGCCGAAATGGTTGGGTTGTTTCCGAAGGGTTCCGCAGAAGTCTTCCGATCCTTGGACCAGACCGCTGATGCCTATGTCAATGGTGGTAAAACCGGTATCTTCACGCCGCTGTACTGTTTCCTGGCTCGCAAACCCCATTAG
- a CDS encoding MMPL family transporter yields MNLESCISMIVTRRWLTIVLSLLVMLILAAGATRLIVVDVDFRNHFSKSDPHLLALEQLEETYALSDVVLVAVAPHNGTIFTRETLVAIEEMTKQLWRTPYATRVDSISNYTHSEGFEDELVVEQLIDEASSLSDTDIQRIMDIALGTEEVAGRFVSRDGRVAGLVVSIILPDDNRELAKREVTDYLYETVADAGEKYTSTDYHLLGGLILNRVIGDAIDDETAILGPIALGTMLLVALILIRSIWGTLAIVLMITAVIPSALGFAGWTGLKLFGESGAAMFVLMAVTVAHSVHIIEAMAVGLRQGMTRTEAAIYAVRVDVWPIFLTSFTTAIGFLSLNFVDMPPFKVMGNIVAFGSVCAFVFSVTLLPAFLSLLPIRPRKIRENKQDFFDRLGRFVISYRTILLCSFGIMTVFLVAGISKIELRENWLEVLDESYEFRRSADFLSENFPGVETYEYSLDSGREGAVTDIEYLKQVESFADWYREQPEFVHIFSIADIMKRLNKNLHGDNPDYYVLPDDPELAAQYLLLYEFSLPVGRDLNNLIDHDRRATRVTVSVKSMSSKEKIDLDDRSREWLRQNAPGMETGATGISIVGSHSIQRNIENMLQGTFVAMAIVSLLLFAIFRSIRLGLISVIPNFIPAAIAMGLWGYLVGEVGVPAAVVTAIAFGIIVDDTIHFMTKYTDSRKAGKLPSESVQIAFRLVGRALFTTTVVFGLGFMVFGASGVVGNQVLGLLVGITVIIALLADFFFLPPLLMLLDETKETTEEIRERLRGSTA; encoded by the coding sequence ATGAACCTGGAATCTTGCATCTCAATGATCGTCACCCGCCGCTGGCTGACCATTGTGCTCTCTTTGCTTGTTATGCTGATCCTTGCTGCGGGAGCCACGCGCTTGATTGTGGTGGACGTAGATTTCCGCAACCACTTCAGTAAATCCGACCCACACCTCCTTGCACTCGAACAGCTTGAAGAGACATATGCGCTGTCCGATGTTGTATTGGTTGCCGTAGCGCCGCATAACGGCACCATTTTCACACGGGAAACGCTTGTTGCCATTGAAGAGATGACTAAGCAGCTTTGGCGCACCCCGTACGCCACCCGCGTCGACTCTATTTCAAACTATACGCACAGCGAGGGATTCGAAGATGAGCTGGTTGTTGAGCAGCTTATCGACGAAGCCAGTTCCCTGAGCGATACCGATATACAACGAATCATGGATATCGCGCTCGGCACTGAGGAAGTTGCCGGGCGATTCGTCTCCCGTGACGGACGAGTTGCAGGCCTGGTTGTCAGTATTATTCTTCCTGACGACAATAGGGAATTGGCCAAGCGAGAGGTCACCGACTACCTGTATGAAACTGTTGCCGACGCCGGGGAGAAATATACATCCACCGACTACCACCTTTTAGGTGGACTCATCCTCAATCGTGTCATAGGTGACGCGATTGACGATGAAACTGCCATCCTTGGGCCCATTGCTCTTGGAACCATGCTGCTTGTCGCCTTGATTCTGATACGTTCGATATGGGGGACACTTGCCATTGTGCTGATGATTACTGCCGTCATCCCATCCGCGCTGGGCTTTGCCGGGTGGACAGGCTTAAAGCTGTTTGGTGAAAGCGGTGCCGCAATGTTTGTACTGATGGCTGTGACCGTCGCTCACTCCGTGCACATTATTGAGGCAATGGCCGTGGGCTTACGCCAGGGCATGACGAGAACAGAGGCGGCAATCTATGCCGTGCGAGTGGACGTGTGGCCTATTTTCCTTACCTCGTTCACAACCGCAATCGGATTTCTGAGCCTGAATTTCGTAGATATGCCGCCGTTTAAGGTCATGGGCAACATCGTGGCGTTCGGTTCCGTGTGCGCTTTTGTCTTTTCGGTGACCCTGTTGCCCGCATTCCTGTCACTATTACCTATTCGTCCCCGGAAGATACGCGAAAACAAACAGGATTTTTTCGATCGTCTCGGCCGTTTTGTCATCTCCTATCGTACGATCCTTCTGTGCTCCTTTGGCATTATGACTGTCTTTCTGGTTGCCGGCATTTCCAAGATTGAACTTAGGGAGAACTGGCTTGAGGTTCTTGATGAGAGTTACGAGTTCCGGCGATCCGCGGATTTTCTGAGCGAGAATTTCCCTGGAGTGGAAACCTATGAGTACTCTCTGGATTCCGGCCGTGAAGGCGCCGTAACGGACATAGAATACCTAAAACAGGTCGAGTCGTTTGCGGACTGGTACCGGGAGCAACCGGAATTTGTCCATATCTTCTCAATTGCCGACATCATGAAGCGTCTGAACAAGAACCTGCATGGTGATAACCCGGATTACTACGTGCTTCCTGACGATCCCGAACTTGCTGCGCAGTATCTTTTGCTTTACGAATTCTCTCTTCCGGTAGGCCGTGACCTTAACAACCTGATCGACCATGACCGGAGGGCAACACGCGTAACGGTCTCAGTGAAAAGTATGTCCAGCAAGGAAAAGATTGATCTTGACGATCGTTCACGTGAGTGGCTGCGCCAAAATGCCCCCGGCATGGAAACCGGCGCTACGGGAATTTCGATTGTGGGGTCTCATTCGATTCAGAGGAATATTGAAAATATGCTGCAGGGCACTTTCGTGGCGATGGCCATCGTCTCCCTGCTGCTGTTCGCCATATTCAGAAGTATACGCTTGGGACTGATCAGTGTGATCCCCAATTTCATTCCGGCCGCCATAGCCATGGGACTGTGGGGGTATCTGGTGGGAGAGGTAGGAGTTCCGGCGGCGGTCGTCACCGCTATAGCATTCGGCATCATCGTGGACGACACGATCCACTTCATGACAAAATACACGGATAGCAGAAAAGCGGGGAAACTGCCTTCGGAGTCCGTTCAGATTGCCTTTCGCCTAGTGGGCAGGGCACTGTTTACAACTACCGTAGTGTTTGGTCTGGGCTTTATGGTGTTCGGAGCATCCGGGGTGGTTGGAAACCAAGTGCTTGGTCTTTTAGTGGGAATAACGGTAATTATCGCTCTACTGGCAGATTTTTTCTTTCTTCCACCACTTCTGATGCTACTTGACGAGACCAAGGAAACCACCGAGGAGATCAGGGAGCGATTAAGGGGCTCAACCGCATAG